One region of Ictalurus punctatus breed USDA103 chromosome 6, Coco_2.0, whole genome shotgun sequence genomic DNA includes:
- the LOC108266546 gene encoding E3 ubiquitin-protein ligase TRIM35 isoform X1, with protein sequence MATKFSEEDFSCPVCHDIYKDPVVLECSHSMCKVCLEKSWEAKGSRECPLCRWMSSIPDPPRNLALKNLCETLLQEKNQSSSSASETVCSLRSEKLFSLDDKHSVCVINQDSEKLKEHKICPTNETVTDCKEELKTALKLLQEKLKIFKDCNLNWSRTAEHIKIQAQHTERHIKEEFEKFHQFLRDEEAVRIAALREEEEQKSQMMKEKIENLSRDISSLSDTIRVIEEEMRAEDVSFLQNYEATVKRAQCTMQDPEELSGALIHVAKHLANLKFRVWEKMQDIVQYTPVTLDPNTAHSNLIVSDDLTTVRRNVKEQELPDNQERFDKFECILCSEGFNSGTHCWDVEVGGCKQWSLGVMTESAQKKGDIFNRIGIWFMWFKNGKHAVCSTPHPTTPISIPQELERIRVQLDWERGKLSLSNPITNTHIYTFTHTFTEKLRPFLADTYKENSLKILPLHCSVSVNQLELVQK encoded by the exons atggcTACTAAGTTTTCGGAGGAGGATTTCTCCTGTCCTGTGTGCCATGATATCTACAAGGATCCTGTTGTCCTGGAATGCAGTCACAGTATGTGTAAAGTGTGTTTAGAGAAGTCCTGGGAAGCCAAAGGATCCAGAGAATGTCCTCTTTGTAGGTGGATGTCGTCTATACCTGATCCACCCAGAAATCTGGCCTTAAAGAACCTGTGTGAGACTCTCTTACAGGAGAAAAATCAGAGTTCTTCATCAGCGTCTGAAACAGTCTGCAGTCTGCGCAGTGAGAAACTCTTCAGTCTGGACGATAAGCACTCGGTGTGTGTGATAAATCAGGATTCAGAAAAACTCAAAGAGCACAAAATCTGCCCCACTAATGAGACAGTAACTGACTGTAAG GAGGAGCTCAAAACTGCACTGAAGCTCCtacaggagaaactgaagatcTTTAAAGACTGTAATCTGAACTGGAGTCGGACTGCAGAACATATAAAG ATTCAGGCCCAACACACAGAGCGGCATATTAAGGAGGAGTTTGAGAAGTTTCACCAATTTCTACGAGATGAAGAGGCAGTCAGGATCGCTgcactgagagaggaagaggagcagaagagtcagatgatgaaggagaagatTGAGAATCTGAGCAGAGACATATCGTCTCTTTCGGACACAATCAGAGTCAtagaagaggagatgagagctGAAGACGTCTCTTTCTTACAA AACTATGAAGCCACAGTGAAAAG AGCTCAGTGTACAATGCAAGATCCAGAGGAGCTTTCAGGAGCACTGATCCATGTGGCAAAACATCTGGCCAATCTGAAGTTCAGAGTCTGGGAGAAGATGCAGGACATTGTCCAATaca CACCTGTAACTCTGGACCCCAATACTGCTCATTCTAATCTCATTGTATCTGATGATCTGACCACTGTGAGACGCAATGTTAAGGAACAGGAGCTTCCTGATAATCAAGAGAGATTTGATAAATTTGAATGTATCCTTTGCTCTGAGGGCTTTAATTCAGGGACACACTGCTGGGATGTTGAAGTTGGAGGCTGTAAACAGTGGTCACTGGGTGTGATGACAGAGTCTGCTCAGAAGAAGGGAGATATATTTAACAGAATTGGAATCTGGTTTATGTGGTTTAAGAACGGCAAACATGCAGTATGTTCTACACCACATCCAACCACTCCCATCTCAATACCACAAGAACTCGAGAGGATCAGAGTGCAGCTGGACTGGGAGAGAGGAAAGCTGTCATTATCTAACCCTattactaacacacacatatacacattcacacacacatttactgagAAATTACGGCCATTTTTAGCTGATACATATAAAGAGAATTCTCTGAAGATCCTCCCACTTCATTGCTCTGTAAGCGTGAATCAGTTAGAGCtggttcagaaataa
- the LOC108266546 gene encoding E3 ubiquitin-protein ligase TRIM35 isoform X2, with translation MATKFSEEDFSCPVCHDIYKDPVVLECSHSMCKVCLEKSWEAKGSRECPLCRWMSSIPDPPRNLALKNLCETLLQEKNQSSSSASETVCSLRSEKLFSLDDKHSEELKTALKLLQEKLKIFKDCNLNWSRTAEHIKIQAQHTERHIKEEFEKFHQFLRDEEAVRIAALREEEEQKSQMMKEKIENLSRDISSLSDTIRVIEEEMRAEDVSFLQNYEATVKRAQCTMQDPEELSGALIHVAKHLANLKFRVWEKMQDIVQYTPVTLDPNTAHSNLIVSDDLTTVRRNVKEQELPDNQERFDKFECILCSEGFNSGTHCWDVEVGGCKQWSLGVMTESAQKKGDIFNRIGIWFMWFKNGKHAVCSTPHPTTPISIPQELERIRVQLDWERGKLSLSNPITNTHIYTFTHTFTEKLRPFLADTYKENSLKILPLHCSVSVNQLELVQK, from the exons atggcTACTAAGTTTTCGGAGGAGGATTTCTCCTGTCCTGTGTGCCATGATATCTACAAGGATCCTGTTGTCCTGGAATGCAGTCACAGTATGTGTAAAGTGTGTTTAGAGAAGTCCTGGGAAGCCAAAGGATCCAGAGAATGTCCTCTTTGTAGGTGGATGTCGTCTATACCTGATCCACCCAGAAATCTGGCCTTAAAGAACCTGTGTGAGACTCTCTTACAGGAGAAAAATCAGAGTTCTTCATCAGCGTCTGAAACAGTCTGCAGTCTGCGCAGTGAGAAACTCTTCAGTCTGGACGATAAGCACTCG GAGGAGCTCAAAACTGCACTGAAGCTCCtacaggagaaactgaagatcTTTAAAGACTGTAATCTGAACTGGAGTCGGACTGCAGAACATATAAAG ATTCAGGCCCAACACACAGAGCGGCATATTAAGGAGGAGTTTGAGAAGTTTCACCAATTTCTACGAGATGAAGAGGCAGTCAGGATCGCTgcactgagagaggaagaggagcagaagagtcagatgatgaaggagaagatTGAGAATCTGAGCAGAGACATATCGTCTCTTTCGGACACAATCAGAGTCAtagaagaggagatgagagctGAAGACGTCTCTTTCTTACAA AACTATGAAGCCACAGTGAAAAG AGCTCAGTGTACAATGCAAGATCCAGAGGAGCTTTCAGGAGCACTGATCCATGTGGCAAAACATCTGGCCAATCTGAAGTTCAGAGTCTGGGAGAAGATGCAGGACATTGTCCAATaca CACCTGTAACTCTGGACCCCAATACTGCTCATTCTAATCTCATTGTATCTGATGATCTGACCACTGTGAGACGCAATGTTAAGGAACAGGAGCTTCCTGATAATCAAGAGAGATTTGATAAATTTGAATGTATCCTTTGCTCTGAGGGCTTTAATTCAGGGACACACTGCTGGGATGTTGAAGTTGGAGGCTGTAAACAGTGGTCACTGGGTGTGATGACAGAGTCTGCTCAGAAGAAGGGAGATATATTTAACAGAATTGGAATCTGGTTTATGTGGTTTAAGAACGGCAAACATGCAGTATGTTCTACACCACATCCAACCACTCCCATCTCAATACCACAAGAACTCGAGAGGATCAGAGTGCAGCTGGACTGGGAGAGAGGAAAGCTGTCATTATCTAACCCTattactaacacacacatatacacattcacacacacatttactgagAAATTACGGCCATTTTTAGCTGATACATATAAAGAGAATTCTCTGAAGATCCTCCCACTTCATTGCTCTGTAAGCGTGAATCAGTTAGAGCtggttcagaaataa